A genome region from Chryseobacterium sp. G0186 includes the following:
- a CDS encoding LysM peptidoglycan-binding domain-containing protein produces MIKRFFILSSLCMVLGVSAQKSHTVVQGDNPYNIAKKYGITVDELLKLNPKNKDGKLAIGDVLTIKSDKAVTPVVTKTVVAEKVNHTTGTSVGKIVLQPKQTIYGITKQYRISETDLRKLNPELDSHMKIGDEITLPLASIKKYGGDQQAVVTTKPVETSAEKPTVSTPAAVEGETYVIQAKDNYYRITKQFGITQQDLFTLNPGLEEKGLKPGETIKIKKSHTDTVAVTEPAANPKEKMDSGNEKSSSASNVVVGDDYVTYTVQQGDTVFSIVNKFGVSIDELIALNPDLSHGLKTGMVLKIKKQDAAYVKKNGDVLSVVLMLPFGYSTNETQYRGMALDFLTGAKLAIERNARSGQKLDVKIVDSGNESSFKNSLTQINPDNTDLIIGPFFKSNVIDVLDFTKNQKIPIVAPFANTPELYNYSNLIIVETNNQTYADKIVDEVKAVYSDQKIYVVADAKKENANYIKSGLEKAVKNPNVVIVNSPSDIQLDQNMMTGQSAPVIAILANDDMGDAFATKISALSKEVQGVKAFSMFYSPVFEKKVDELSQASLVYLMDRKINTDGNFEKEILAAYKTKYCKTPPKYAIVGFDVVNDMLTRENKKGEIFKQMNKVQTQLATKFEFVKSKANGAYVNTGYRVIRLVP; encoded by the coding sequence AGTATGGAATAACTGTAGATGAATTGCTGAAGCTAAACCCAAAGAATAAAGATGGCAAACTGGCTATCGGAGATGTTTTAACAATAAAGTCAGATAAAGCAGTAACTCCGGTTGTTACAAAAACAGTTGTTGCTGAAAAAGTAAACCATACAACGGGTACATCAGTTGGTAAGATTGTTTTACAGCCAAAGCAAACGATTTACGGAATTACAAAACAATACCGCATCTCTGAAACCGATTTAAGAAAGTTGAATCCTGAACTGGATTCACACATGAAGATTGGAGATGAGATTACCTTACCTCTGGCAAGCATTAAAAAATATGGTGGTGATCAGCAAGCTGTAGTTACAACAAAACCAGTGGAAACATCCGCTGAAAAACCAACAGTATCTACACCTGCAGCAGTTGAGGGAGAAACCTATGTAATCCAGGCTAAAGATAATTATTACAGAATTACAAAACAATTTGGAATCACTCAACAGGATCTTTTTACCTTGAATCCAGGATTGGAAGAAAAAGGATTAAAGCCCGGTGAAACTATTAAAATAAAAAAATCACATACAGATACCGTTGCCGTTACTGAACCGGCAGCTAATCCAAAAGAGAAAATGGACTCAGGAAACGAGAAATCTTCATCTGCCTCCAATGTGGTAGTAGGGGATGACTATGTAACCTATACCGTTCAGCAAGGCGATACAGTATTCTCTATTGTCAATAAATTTGGAGTTTCAATCGATGAACTGATTGCTTTGAACCCAGATCTTTCTCACGGATTGAAAACCGGAATGGTTTTAAAGATCAAAAAACAGGATGCTGCATATGTTAAGAAAAATGGTGACGTCCTGAGCGTAGTGCTGATGCTTCCTTTCGGATACAGTACAAACGAAACGCAATATAGAGGGATGGCTCTGGATTTTTTAACTGGAGCGAAACTGGCAATTGAAAGAAATGCAAGAAGCGGACAGAAGCTGGATGTTAAAATCGTTGATTCTGGAAATGAATCTTCTTTCAAAAACTCTCTGACGCAGATCAATCCTGATAATACGGACCTTATTATTGGTCCATTCTTCAAATCTAACGTAATTGACGTTCTTGATTTTACCAAGAATCAGAAAATTCCCATTGTAGCACCATTTGCCAATACACCGGAATTATATAACTACAGCAATTTGATTATCGTTGAAACGAATAATCAAACCTACGCTGATAAAATTGTAGATGAAGTAAAAGCAGTATACTCTGATCAAAAAATATATGTAGTGGCAGACGCTAAAAAAGAAAATGCCAACTATATTAAATCTGGTCTTGAGAAAGCTGTAAAAAATCCTAATGTTGTTATCGTTAATTCTCCCTCAGATATTCAGCTGGATCAGAATATGATGACAGGACAATCTGCTCCGGTGATTGCTATTTTGGCTAATGATGATATGGGAGATGCTTTTGCAACCAAGATTTCAGCCCTTTCCAAAGAAGTACAGGGAGTAAAAGCTTTCAGTATGTTCTATTCTCCGGTTTTTGAAAAGAAAGTGGATGAATTGAGCCAGGCAAGCTTGGTATATCTGATGGACAGAAAGATCAATACAGACGGTAATTTTGAAAAGGAAATACTAGCTGCTTATAAAACAAAGTACTGCAAGACTCCTCCAAAATATGCTATCGTAGGGTTTGATGTTGTTAATGACATGTTGACAAGAGAAAATAAAAAAGGAGAGATCTTTAAACAGATGAATAAGGTGCAGACTCAGTTGGCAACAAAATTCGAGTTTGTAAAATCTAAAGCTAACGGAGCATACGTAAACACAGGTTACAGAGTAATCCGATTAGTACCTTAG
- the fabD gene encoding ACP S-malonyltransferase, with amino-acid sequence MKALVFPGQGSQFVGMGKELYDSRKDIKDLMESANEILGFDILSIMFNGEEADLKKTEVTQPSIFIHSVAALKAVNGLGAEMVAGHSLGEFSALVANGVLSFDDGLKLVSERAKAMQAACDANPSSMAAILGLEDAKVEEICAQISGIVVPANYNCPGQLVISGETPAVEEACAKLKEAGAKRALLLPVNGAFHSPLMQPAQERLAAAIEKTKFRKATIPVYQNITTTAVTNPDEIKQNLIAQLTGPVKWTQSVQNMIKDGASNFVEVGPGKTLQGLIKKIDGSVDSTSAI; translated from the coding sequence ATGAAAGCACTTGTATTTCCAGGGCAGGGTTCTCAGTTCGTAGGAATGGGAAAAGAATTGTATGATTCTAGAAAAGATATTAAAGATCTGATGGAATCTGCCAATGAAATTTTAGGGTTCGATATTCTTTCCATTATGTTTAATGGAGAAGAAGCGGATCTTAAGAAAACAGAGGTTACCCAGCCTTCAATTTTTATACATTCAGTAGCAGCATTAAAAGCAGTAAATGGTCTTGGAGCTGAAATGGTAGCAGGGCATTCTCTAGGGGAGTTCTCGGCATTGGTAGCCAATGGCGTTTTATCTTTTGATGACGGTTTGAAGCTTGTATCCGAAAGAGCTAAGGCTATGCAGGCTGCTTGTGATGCAAATCCAAGTTCCATGGCAGCTATCTTAGGATTAGAAGATGCAAAGGTGGAAGAAATCTGTGCACAGATTAGCGGGATAGTGGTTCCTGCAAATTATAACTGCCCAGGACAATTGGTGATCTCAGGAGAAACCCCTGCAGTAGAAGAAGCTTGTGCAAAGCTAAAAGAAGCAGGAGCAAAAAGAGCTTTATTGTTACCTGTAAACGGAGCTTTCCATTCCCCATTGATGCAACCTGCACAAGAAAGATTAGCAGCAGCCATTGAAAAAACAAAATTTAGAAAAGCTACAATTCCTGTCTATCAGAATATCACGACTACAGCTGTAACTAATCCTGATGAGATCAAGCAAAACCTGATCGCTCAGCTTACAGGTCCTGTAAAATGGACTCAGTCTGTTCAGAACATGATTAAAGATGGAGCATCTAACTTTGTAGAAGTTGGACCAGGAAAGACCCTTCAAGGATTAATCAAAAAAATTGACGGATCTGTAGACTCTACTTCTGCAATCTAA
- a CDS encoding GYDIA family GHMP kinase, which translates to MNAIFSPGKLMLTSEYFAIDGALVLAVPTKLGQEFFFEERDDKQSLILWEAYHQNQLWLTAVIDYKNWEIVETNSLSSAEFILKTLKNVQQLSTIKFKDNLTYHLKTNLQFPADFGLGSSSTLMNNLAEWADIDPFQLNAISLGGSGYDIAVAKEKSAVLFQSKPKIKFEKANFNPSFKNELIFIHLNQKQDSREGINLYKSKNKSPELVNEFSDITKKILLCNELEIFSELMMIHEHKIADFLEIPTVKEKLFADCPSFVKSLGAWGGDFVMSAKFGGFKDYFWEKGFTTVFEWSDIIDL; encoded by the coding sequence ATGAATGCGATTTTTTCACCGGGAAAGCTTATGCTTACTTCAGAATATTTCGCAATCGATGGAGCTCTTGTCTTAGCGGTACCTACCAAGCTGGGACAAGAGTTTTTTTTTGAAGAAAGAGATGATAAACAATCCCTTATCCTTTGGGAGGCATACCATCAAAACCAACTTTGGTTAACGGCTGTTATAGATTATAAAAACTGGGAGATCGTTGAAACCAATAGTCTTTCAAGTGCTGAATTTATTTTAAAAACATTGAAGAATGTTCAGCAGCTTTCTACTATTAAATTCAAAGACAATCTTACCTATCATTTAAAGACAAACCTTCAGTTTCCTGCTGATTTTGGCCTTGGAAGTAGTTCTACTTTAATGAACAACCTGGCGGAATGGGCAGACATTGATCCTTTTCAGTTAAATGCAATCAGCTTGGGAGGCAGTGGATATGATATTGCTGTCGCTAAGGAAAAATCAGCTGTTCTTTTTCAAAGCAAACCCAAAATTAAGTTTGAAAAGGCAAATTTTAATCCTTCCTTTAAAAATGAATTGATTTTTATCCATTTAAATCAAAAGCAGGATAGCAGAGAAGGAATTAACCTTTATAAGTCAAAAAACAAATCTCCGGAACTGGTTAATGAATTTTCAGATATCACAAAGAAAATTTTATTATGCAATGAATTGGAAATTTTTTCTGAATTAATGATGATTCATGAGCATAAAATTGCTGATTTTCTTGAAATTCCTACAGTTAAGGAAAAATTATTCGCAGACTGCCCATCTTTTGTCAAAAGTTTGGGGGCTTGGGGTGGAGATTTTGTAATGAGTGCCAAATTTGGGGGCTTTAAAGACTATTTTTGGGAGAAAGGTTTTACTACTGTTTTTGAATGGTCAGATATAATTGATTTATAA